The region TTTTAATCACCTACAGActttaaatatgatttatttaGCATGATTGCTATTAGCATCCAAACGTTCACCGTCCATAAATACATCTGTAGAAAAATAAAGGACAGTATCTCAAAAGTCAAGAGTTCTTTTATTCCCCATCCGCATCTCCAAGTCGTCCACTGGGCGGCGCTCTCCTCCTTGTGGCTGCCCTGAGATGGTCTCTAAAGTCGACACGTCTGATATTTGCTGTGTGACGAAGACTGCAGCTCGTAGAAAAGCAGGTAGGCGTTGCTGCTGCGTATGTTAGCAGTGGACACGGGACTCACCCTGAGGACACACATGGGACACGCTAATCACACCGTCCATCACAGCACACGATCCGACCACCCGGGGTACTGGAACTGTGTGGTTTCATGGTCAAATCACATCTATGTTTCTGAAAACCCACATAAATCACGTGACGTATACCTGGAGTCGTTGTAGCTGTACCACTCGCCCAGTGAGGGGTGCCTACAGTACGCTGTATAATGGCCTCCCATGGCGTTTCCAGAGTGGTTGGACACAGCATACAGATCGTAGGTAACGCGCTCTGGAGGACACGGAAAAGACACGTCTGGTCACCAGCCGCCGGGGTTAATCTGACCTCTGCCTGTAGCAGTCACTCACCGCCGCCCGTGGTGGCGAACTCGCGCATTTCCAGCTCCTTGAGAGGGAAGTTAACATACGTGGAGAGTTTGCTGGTTCGAACGCTGGAGTCAGAGAAACGTTTGAGGTCtgagggtggaaaaaaaaaaacgagtcAAGGAAGCACAGAGGTCGTTCAGACGGGCGATCACTCGTGATCAGACGGGTGAGGTGTTTCATGTTTCAGGTGAGCATACGTAGCACGAGGATCTGAGGGAACCTCTGGATGCTGAAGCGTTTGGTGCATTTCCGTCTGCTTTTACATCTGCAGCACATCTGAAAGACAACAGCTATAGTCAATAATGTGGCCTTTGCTAGCGGGGACGGTGGCGGCGTTTCAGGGTCCTCACCGGGCTCTCATCGCCGTCCAGCACGTCTTCTTTGGTGAAGAGCCTCAAACAGTCTTTAAGAGTAACTTCTTCAGAGCTTTTCTGCGAGGACGTGAGGTCCGATCAGAAATCAGCCGTTCAACCGTAGAGAAGCTTTGATTGTTGCCCTGAACACGACACCGGCGCCCGGGGGGGACTCACCTGAGCAGGGATAGGGATGGACAAATCCCAGAACGGGTCGAAGACGGTGGAAGTGAAGCCGCAGAAGGTGCAGGTCACGCTGCTTTTCAACTGTCCCACAAACAGATCTGACACACAACAACGGAATTAAAGTGGATCTATTGTCCAttatcagccaatcagagtgcGGCTCTTACCCACAACCTTGCTGTCCTCCCTCTCCAAGTACAGGTTCCACATACGTTTGGATTTTTCGTCATCgctgagacaaaaaaaaaaaaaaacacggatCAACAATCGATGCATCTGAAGCTTTCAATAATTATTCAATGACTCCTGTCACACACGCATAATCCAACACTTCATAAAGACGGTTGACGCGGTTCAGAATTTACCCAAGGTGGTCGTTATCGTGGCCAGACACTTTGGGCAGGACCGACGCTCTGTTCACGTCGTTATGGAGACCGTCTAATAAGAATCGCAGGAACTCCTGAGCATCCTGCTGGCTGAAGAGAAACGTCATCAGAACGTTTACGGAGGTCGCCAGGCGCTTTTCGTTGGccaaaggggcggggcttactTGCAACCGACAAATTTGGGACCGTATTGCTGGATCTGCTTCCAGACATCTGACGGACTGATGGCCTCGTTGCTCCCAGACAGGCACAAACTCTGAATCAGCTTTGCAAACTCTAAACATTAAACACATGATTATTCAATACTGAATATTCAGGCACAGACGGATTCACGCCAAATTCAGATTTAGCATTAGTTTGACTTCTGGGTCTAAATTGGCAGCTCTGATGTTCTCATCCAACGTCGTACCTTCCATGAGTGTCGTGTTCGCTGTGCAGTTGTCGCCGAGGTCCAGACGATGGACGTTAGTCAGGCAGTAATCTCTCAGGTCTGGAGTGTTGCTCAGACACTGCAGGATCGTGTTCATGAAACACTGCAGTTGCAAACACAAGCGCTGACGTGAGAACACAGGCGCAATCGTCAGACCACGATTCCACACTCTAAAGTTCTCACCGTGTTGCCCAGGTTCCTGAGTCCGACCAGGCCATGAGGACGCTTGTTCTAGTCAGAGAGAAGAGGTTCTAATCAGTCGGCGTTTTTATTTTGACAAATTTAAAGAAACCAGAATCTCACAGGGCGCTAAAGCAATGCTCTGCCACCATAAATGCCGGTATCAAGTCACTCATTGGCAAGAACCACTTCAAGTAGCTCGAGGGTTTGAACAATCACTGGTAAATCACTCATGGTGGGGCTAACGTACAGAAAAACAACCATTCACAATCACATTGGCATCTACGCTCAATATAGaggatttagtgtgtgtgtgtgtgtccaaataCATGTCGGTAGACTGTGGGAGGAACCTGGTTTCCAGTTTATGACTTTTATTTGATCACATTCTCAAATTAGCCTGGTTAAAGTCCTCacccaaaccacacacacatatatagatAACAAATTTGGAGCTAGATGTGTAGACAATGCTTTATTTTCAGCACTGGTGACTGAGCATATCA is a window of Takifugu flavidus isolate HTHZ2018 chromosome 14, ASM371156v2, whole genome shotgun sequence DNA encoding:
- the LOC130537060 gene encoding ubiquitin carboxyl-terminal hydrolase 2-like; the protein is MPSLRHSYTLSVLEEPNRHRKTSVSRSKLVSTVMGLIINQAKNKRPHGLVGLRNLGNTCFMNTILQCLSNTPDLRDYCLTNVHRLDLGDNCTANTTLMEEFAKLIQSLCLSGSNEAISPSDVWKQIQQYGPKFVGCNQQDAQEFLRFLLDGLHNDVNRASVLPKVSGHDNDHLGDDEKSKRMWNLYLEREDSKVVDLFVGQLKSSVTCTFCGFTSTVFDPFWDLSIPIPAQKSSEEVTLKDCLRLFTKEDVLDGDESPMCCRCKSRRKCTKRFSIQRFPQILVLHLKRFSDSSVRTSKLSTYVNFPLKELEMREFATTGGERVTYDLYAVSNHSGNAMGGHYTAYCRHPSLGEWYSYNDSRVSPVSTANIRSSNAYLLFYELQSSSHSKYQTCRL